In the Chloroflexota bacterium genome, GCCAGTATGAACTCCTGGTAGTTTTGTCGTCCCTAAGTTAGCGGAAACTAAAGTAAAAATAGAGATGAATAAATATACAGCTTTTGATACCCCCGTTATTACGCCCGTGTTGCGCTGGTTTGCAAAACTAGCCTTAGCTGTAACTGGATGGCGACTAGAAGGCCAACCGCCGAACCTGAAAAAATATGTTGTGATTGCAGCGCCGCATACATCCAATTGGGATTTTGTTGCCATGATGCTGATGATCTTGTCTTTCAAGACCAAAATCTACTGGTTTGGTAAAGCCGAATTATTTCGACAGCCCTTTACCGCGTTTTTTAATTGGTTTGGGGGTATTCCGGTTGTACGCTCAAAATCAACCGGGCTTGTCGCGCAGATGGTGCAAAAATTTAAAGAATCTGAAAGCCTGATCGTGGGCATTCCACCGGAGGGCACGCGCGAAAAAGTTCAACAATGGAAAACTGGCTTTTATCACATCGCCAAACAGGCGAGTGTCCCTATTGTTTTGGGATTTCTTGATTACA is a window encoding:
- a CDS encoding glycerol acyltransferase → MNKYTAFDTPVITPVLRWFAKLALAVTGWRLEGQPPNLKKYVVIAAPHTSNWDFVAMMLMILSFKTKIYWFGKAELFRQPFTAFFNWFGGIPVVRSKSTGLVAQMVQKFKESESLIVGIPPEGTREKVQQWKTGFYHIAKQASVPIVLGFLDYKKKIAGLGPTFIPTGDMEADMMAIQAFYAGITGKFPNQATTLS